The following are encoded together in the Drosophila takahashii strain IR98-3 E-12201 chromosome X, DtakHiC1v2, whole genome shotgun sequence genome:
- the LOC108056719 gene encoding chromobox protein homolog 3 isoform X3: protein MVKLGKKKAVEELGRKKLRNGAAPDGEENDGDTGSSASRSTSVSSSKKPLNKRKARPIVRSESEDSDDLPLNNGNNNKVSTSSSGGGSSAPKKRKLGRPKSNAAAKNGKKALANEDSEEDAVLDEQEAEVEYEVEAIVGQKTVKGATYFQVRWKGYTKAEDTWMLEADLSCDYLLEQFRAKQEAKPKGKTAKGAKKAGGGGRGRPPGGGGGTKKSAAAPTDPEKEWVVERIVDFVDDAEGGLYRIRWKGFGAKDDTWEPESNLSCEGLIEKFKRDLVTQKNVETKELRESPKKTKRLVNEYYPRTNIHNRIERSSKRAAAKNRCV from the exons ATGGTGAAGCTGGGCAAGAAAAAGGCGGTCGAGGAGCTGGGCCGCAAGAAGCTGAGGAACGGTGCCGCCCCAGATGGCGAGGAGAACGATGGGGACACCGGCTCCTCGGCCTCCCGCTCCACATCGGTCTCGTCGTCTAAGAAGCCGCTGAACAAGCGCAAGGCCCGCCCGATAGTGCGCTCCGAATCGGAGGACAGCGACGACCTGCCGCTCAacaatggcaacaacaacaaggtgTCCACCAGCTCCTCCGGCGGTGGTTCATCGGCCCCCAAGAAGCGCAAGCTGGGCAGGCCCAAGTCGAATGCAGCCGCCAAAAATGGCAAGAAGGCTCTGGCTAACGAGGATTCCGAGGAGGATGCCGTCCTGGACGAGCAGGAAGCCGAGGTGGAATACGAG GTGGAGGCCATTGTGGGCCAGAAGACGGTGAAGGGAGCCACCTACTTCCAGGTGCGCTGGAAGGGATACACCAAGGCGGAGGACACATGGATGCTGGAGGCGGATCTCAGCTGCGATTACTTGCTGGAACAGTTTCGGGCCAAG CAGGAGGCCAAACCCAAAGGCAAGACCGCCAAGGGCGCCAAGAAGGCGGGAGGCGGCGGTCGTGGTCGTCCgcccggcggcggcggcggcacaaAGAAGAGCGCCGCTGCTCCAACTGATCCCGAAAAGGAGTGGGTTGTCGAGCGCATCGTGGACTTTGTCGACGACGCCGAGGGCGGCCTGTACCGCATTCGGTGGAAGGGATTCGGCGCCAAGGACGACACCTGGGAGCCCGAGTCGAACCTCTCATGCGAGGGCCTCATCGAGAAGTTCAAGCGCGACCTGGTCACGCAGAAGAACGTGGAGACCAAGGAGCTGCGCGAATCGCCCAAAAAGACCAAACGACTCGTCAACGAATATTACCCGAGGACAAATATTCACAATCGCATCGAGCGCTCCTCCAAACGGGCTGCCGCCAAGAACCGGTGCGTTTAA
- the LOC108056719 gene encoding chromobox protein homolog 3 isoform X1: protein MVKLGKKKAVEELGRKKLRNGAAPDGEENDGDTGSSASRSTSVSSSKKPLNKRKARPIVRSESEDSDDLPLNNGNNNKVSTSSSGGGSSAPKKRKLGRPKSNAAAKNGKKALANEDSEEDAVLDEQEAEVEYEVEAIVGQKTVKGATYFQVRWKGYTKAEDTWMLEADLSCDYLLEQFRAKQEAKPKGKTAKGAKKAGGGGRGRPPGGGGGTKKSAAAPTDPEKEWVVERIVDFVDDAEGGLYRIRWKGFGAKDDTWEPESNLSCEGLIEKFKRDLVTQKNVETKELRESPKKTKRLVNEYYPRTNIHNRIERSSKRAAAKNRVFYGED, encoded by the exons ATGGTGAAGCTGGGCAAGAAAAAGGCGGTCGAGGAGCTGGGCCGCAAGAAGCTGAGGAACGGTGCCGCCCCAGATGGCGAGGAGAACGATGGGGACACCGGCTCCTCGGCCTCCCGCTCCACATCGGTCTCGTCGTCTAAGAAGCCGCTGAACAAGCGCAAGGCCCGCCCGATAGTGCGCTCCGAATCGGAGGACAGCGACGACCTGCCGCTCAacaatggcaacaacaacaaggtgTCCACCAGCTCCTCCGGCGGTGGTTCATCGGCCCCCAAGAAGCGCAAGCTGGGCAGGCCCAAGTCGAATGCAGCCGCCAAAAATGGCAAGAAGGCTCTGGCTAACGAGGATTCCGAGGAGGATGCCGTCCTGGACGAGCAGGAAGCCGAGGTGGAATACGAG GTGGAGGCCATTGTGGGCCAGAAGACGGTGAAGGGAGCCACCTACTTCCAGGTGCGCTGGAAGGGATACACCAAGGCGGAGGACACATGGATGCTGGAGGCGGATCTCAGCTGCGATTACTTGCTGGAACAGTTTCGGGCCAAG CAGGAGGCCAAACCCAAAGGCAAGACCGCCAAGGGCGCCAAGAAGGCGGGAGGCGGCGGTCGTGGTCGTCCgcccggcggcggcggcggcacaaAGAAGAGCGCCGCTGCTCCAACTGATCCCGAAAAGGAGTGGGTTGTCGAGCGCATCGTGGACTTTGTCGACGACGCCGAGGGCGGCCTGTACCGCATTCGGTGGAAGGGATTCGGCGCCAAGGACGACACCTGGGAGCCCGAGTCGAACCTCTCATGCGAGGGCCTCATCGAGAAGTTCAAGCGCGACCTGGTCACGCAGAAGAACGTGGAGACCAAGGAGCTGCGCGAATCGCCCAAAAAGACCAAACGACTCGTCAACGAATATTACCCGAGGACAAATATTCACAATCGCATCGAGCGCTCCTCCAAACGGGCTGCCGCCAAGAACCG CGTCTTCTACGGCGAGGACTGA
- the LOC108056719 gene encoding chromobox protein homolog 3 isoform X2, with translation MVKLGKKKAVEELGRKKLRNGAAPDGEENDGDTGSSASRSTSVSSSKKPLNKRKARPIVRSESEDSDDLPLNNGNNNKVSTSSSGGGSSAPKKRKLGRPKSNAAAKNGKKALANEDSEEDAVLDEQEAEVEYEVEAIVGQKTVKGATYFQVRWKGYTKAEDTWMLEADLSCDYLLEQFRAKEAKPKGKTAKGAKKAGGGGRGRPPGGGGGTKKSAAAPTDPEKEWVVERIVDFVDDAEGGLYRIRWKGFGAKDDTWEPESNLSCEGLIEKFKRDLVTQKNVETKELRESPKKTKRLVNEYYPRTNIHNRIERSSKRAAAKNRVFYGED, from the exons ATGGTGAAGCTGGGCAAGAAAAAGGCGGTCGAGGAGCTGGGCCGCAAGAAGCTGAGGAACGGTGCCGCCCCAGATGGCGAGGAGAACGATGGGGACACCGGCTCCTCGGCCTCCCGCTCCACATCGGTCTCGTCGTCTAAGAAGCCGCTGAACAAGCGCAAGGCCCGCCCGATAGTGCGCTCCGAATCGGAGGACAGCGACGACCTGCCGCTCAacaatggcaacaacaacaaggtgTCCACCAGCTCCTCCGGCGGTGGTTCATCGGCCCCCAAGAAGCGCAAGCTGGGCAGGCCCAAGTCGAATGCAGCCGCCAAAAATGGCAAGAAGGCTCTGGCTAACGAGGATTCCGAGGAGGATGCCGTCCTGGACGAGCAGGAAGCCGAGGTGGAATACGAG GTGGAGGCCATTGTGGGCCAGAAGACGGTGAAGGGAGCCACCTACTTCCAGGTGCGCTGGAAGGGATACACCAAGGCGGAGGACACATGGATGCTGGAGGCGGATCTCAGCTGCGATTACTTGCTGGAACAGTTTCGGGCCAAG GAGGCCAAACCCAAAGGCAAGACCGCCAAGGGCGCCAAGAAGGCGGGAGGCGGCGGTCGTGGTCGTCCgcccggcggcggcggcggcacaaAGAAGAGCGCCGCTGCTCCAACTGATCCCGAAAAGGAGTGGGTTGTCGAGCGCATCGTGGACTTTGTCGACGACGCCGAGGGCGGCCTGTACCGCATTCGGTGGAAGGGATTCGGCGCCAAGGACGACACCTGGGAGCCCGAGTCGAACCTCTCATGCGAGGGCCTCATCGAGAAGTTCAAGCGCGACCTGGTCACGCAGAAGAACGTGGAGACCAAGGAGCTGCGCGAATCGCCCAAAAAGACCAAACGACTCGTCAACGAATATTACCCGAGGACAAATATTCACAATCGCATCGAGCGCTCCTCCAAACGGGCTGCCGCCAAGAACCG CGTCTTCTACGGCGAGGACTGA
- the LOC108056717 gene encoding probable ATP-dependent RNA helicase DDX10, with protein MQRQKPKGPGKPGPRFKPGAGRAKGAPGGGGANKLKRPRQEFNKSKVAATDAEIRELQAKYAEIDAPSIKKFAQFPLSKKTLKALSESKFLHPTQVQRDSIGPALLGKDVLGAAVTGSGKTLAFLIPVLEHLFVNKWSRSDGVGAIIISPTRELAYQIFETLKKVGKHHDFSAGLIIGGKNLKFERTRMDQCNILICTPGRLLQHMDENPLFNTSTMEVLVLDEADRCLDMGFQKTLNSIIENFPPVRQTLLFSATQTNTVQDLARLNLKEPVYVGYGATTPSEGEASTSKATPNGAILALPELLQQSYVVLNLEDKITMLWSFIKNHLKQKIIVFVSSCKQAKYLYEIFCKLRPGSPLLALYGTLHQDRRIAIYEDFLRKSHVVMFSTDVASRGLDFPAVNWVVQLDCPEDVSQYIHRAGRSARNKTRGECLLVLTPSEEEYMIGALKDQLNINIRCVQIDPKKLFSPRVKIEAFLAQFPELRATAQRAFVSYIKSVFLQRNKRLFNVFNLDLDAFAQSLGLAVTPRVPFLEKFLWRQKQLQQQKESEKGVENPVPVLSKLTKQQSFGGGSDEDTDDSDDEDFIKVKRRDHDVEGEPVQLEEIDEKKEEDEDPLVVPKREKLVTKASLAKKALKKNLQVNSKLKFDEEGETLADDRSQMKALSARNRTENQDQNDDDDGGINLVLSKALLTEEDQYDKQRFRELVKKRHKLQRDKLRKKTEEAKGSDEEEEEEAAAENPEDADSDSDHSVDLSWLPDPDKIYKNKDRSAVAHSQPESESGDATDDDGKTDDDEDDSDDEPAYKKSKLTNKMTLMDTEAIAASLLGS; from the exons ATGCAGCGCCAGAAACCCAAGGGACCGGGCAAGCCGGGTCCGCGCTTCAAGCCGGGAGCGGGCAGAGCCAAGGGAGCACCCGGTGGTGGCGGCGCCAACAAACTGAAGCGTCCGCGCCAGGAGTTCAACAAGTCCAAAGTGGCCGCCACCGATGCGGAGATCCGGGAGCTGCAGGCCAAGTACGCGGAGATCGATGCGCCGTCGATCAAGAAGTTCGCCCAGTTTCCGCTGTCCAAGAAGACGCTAAAAGCGCTTTCCGAATCCAAGTTCCTGCATCCCACGCAGGTGCAGCGCGACAGCATTGGACCCGCCCTGCTGGGCAAGGATGTGCTGGGTGCGGCGGTCACGGGCAGCGGCAAGACACTGGCCTTTCTCATACCC GTTTTGGAGCACCTGTTTGTAAACAAATGGTCGCGCAGCGATGGCGTGGGCGCCATCATCATCTCGCCCACCCGCGAGCTGGCCTACCAGATCTTCGAGACGCTAAAGAAGGTGGGCAAGCACCACGACTTCTCCGCCGGCTTAATTATTGGCGGCAAGAACCTGAAATTCGAGCGAACGCGCATGGATCAGTGCAACATACTCATTTGCACACCCGGCCGCCTGCTGCAGCACATGGACGAGAATCCGCTGTTCAACACGAGCACCATGGAGGTGCTGGTTCTGGACGAGGCCGATCGGTGTTTGGACATGGGCTTCCAGAAGACCTTGAACTCGATAATTGAGAATTTCCCGCCCGTGCGGCAAACGCTGCTCTTCTCGGCCACGCAAACGAATACGGTGCAGGATTTGGCGCGGCTTAATCTTAAAGAACCGGTCTATGTGGGCTACGGAGCAACGACGCCTAGCGAAGGAGAAGCTTCCACTTCCAAAGCGACGCCCAACGGAGCTATTTTGGCCCTCCCCGAGCTGCTGCAGCAGAGCTATGTAGTGCTCAACCTGGAGGACAAGATCACCATGCTGTGGTCGTTCATCAAGAACCATCTGAAGCAGAAGATCATTGTGTTCGTTTCCAGCTGCAAGCAGGCCAAGTATCTCTACGAGATCTTCTGCAAATTGCGTCCCGGCAGCCCGCTGTTGGCTTTGTATGGCACCCTCCATCAGGATCGTCGCATCGCCATCTACGAGGATTTTCTGCGCAAGAGCCACGTGGTCATGTTCTCCACGGATGTCGCTTCGCGTGGCCTCGACTTTCCGGCCGTCAATTGGGTGGTGCAGTTGGATTGCCCCGAGGATGTCTCACAGTATATCCATCGAGCGGGTCGTTCGGCGCGCAACAAGACGCGTGGCGAGTGTCTTTTGGTTCTGACGCCCAGCGAGGAGGAATACATGATTGGCGCCCTCAAGGATCAGCTGAATATCAACATACGTTGCGTGCAAATCGATCCGAAGAAACTTTTCTCGCCGCGCGTCAAAATCGAGGCCTTCCTGGCCCAATTTCCCGAGCTGCGGGCCACCGCCCAGCGTGCCTTTGTCTCGTACATCAAGTCGGTGTTCCTGCAGCGCAACAAGCGATTGTTCAATGTTTTTAACCTCGATCTGGATGCCTTTGCTCAGTCGCTCGGTTTGGCGGTCACGCCGCGCGTTCCCTTCCTCGAAAAGTTCCTCTGGCGGCagaagcagctgcagcagcagaaggaAAGCGAAAAGGGCGTTGAAAATCCCGTTCCCGTTCTCAGCAAGCTGACCAAACAACAGAGCTTTGGCGGCGGCTCCGACGAGGATACAGATGACAGCGATGACGAGGACTTTATCAAGGTGAAGCGCAGGGATCACGATGTCGAAGGGGAGCCAGtgcagctggaggagatcgACGAGAaaaaggaggaggacgaggacccACTGGTGGTGCCCAAGCGCGAGAAGCTGGTCACCAAGGCCTCGCTGGCCAAGAAGGCGCTGAAGAAGAACCTGCAGGTCAACTCGAAGCTCAAGTTCGACGAAGAGGGCGAAACGCTGGCCGATGATCGCAGTCAAATGAAGGCACTGAGTGCCAGAAACCGCACAGAGAATCAGGACCagaacgacgacgacgatggaGGCATCAATCTGGTGCTATCGAAGGCACTGCTGACCGAGGAGGATCAGTACGACAAGCAGCGATTTAGGGAGCTGGTCAAAAAGCGACACAAACTGCAGCGCGACAAGCTGCGCAAGAAAACGGAGGAAGCCAAGGGAAgtgacgaggaggaggaggaggaggctgcTGCTGAAAATCCCGAAGATGCTGACAGCGACAGTGACCATTCGGTGGACCTCTCCTGGCTCCCCGATCCCGACAAGATCTACAAAAATAAGGATCGAAGTGCAGTTGCGCATTCACAGCCTGAATCGGAATCAGGCGATGCCACCGACGATGATGGGAAAACGGACGACGATGAAGACGACTCCGATGATGAGCCCGCCTACAAAAAGTCCAAGCTAACGAATAAGATGACTCTGATGGACACGGAGGCCATTGCGGCCAGTCTTTTGGGTAGCTAA
- the ND-24 gene encoding NADH dehydrogenase [ubiquinone] flavoprotein 2, mitochondrial — translation MLTNCASKTLAAVRANIRAIATGSARASDNLFVHRDTPEDNPNIPFEFTAENKKRVEAILSIYPEGHKRGAMIPLLDLAQRQYGWLPISAMHKVAEILQLPNMRVYEVATFYTMFMRKPTGKYHIQVCTTTPCWLRGSDDILEQCKKQLNIGVGDTTKDKQFTISEVECLGACVNAPMVAINDDYYEDLTAKDMQDILNDLKAGKISPPGPRNGRFASEPKGEPTSLSEEPKGPGFGLQAGL, via the exons ATGCTGACGAACTGTGCCTCCAAGACGCTGGCCGCTGTG CGCGCCAACATTCGGGCCATTGCCACCGGAAGTGCCCGGGCCAGCGATAATCTGTTCGTGCATCGGGACACGCCGGAGGACAACCCGAACATCCCGTTCGAGTTCACCGCGGAGAACAAGAAGCGCGTGGAGGCGATACTGAGCATCTATCCGGAGGGCCACAAGCGCGGCGCCATGATCCCTTTGCTCGATCTCGCCCAGCGCCAATACGGCTGGCTACCCATCTCCGCCATGCACAAGGTGGCCGAGATCTTGCAGCTGCCCAATATGCGCGTCTACGAGGTGGCCACCTTCTACACGATGTTCATGCGCAAGCCCACCGGCAAGTATCACATCCAGGTGTGCACCACCACGCCCTGCTGGCTGCGCGGCTCCGACGACATCCTCGAGCAGTGCAAGAAGCAGCTGAACATCGGCGTCGGCGACACCACCAAGGACAAGCAGTTCACCATCTCGGAGGTCGAGTGCCTGGGCGCCTGCGTCAACGCGCCCATGGTGGCGATCAACGATGACTACTAT GAGGATCTGACGGCCAAGGACATGCAGGACATCCTGAACGACCTGAAGGCGGGCAAAATATCGCCGCCCGGTCCTCGCAACGGTCGCTTTGCCAGCGAGCCGAAGGGCGAGCCCACTTCCCTGAGCGAGGAGCCCAAGGGTCCTGGCTTTGGCCTGCAGGCCGGCCTCTAG